A section of the Petrimonas sulfuriphila genome encodes:
- the rpoB gene encoding DNA-directed RNA polymerase subunit beta produces MSSNNTNQRINFASTKNPLDFPDFLEIQLKSFQDFLQLDAPPESRKNEGLYKVFTENFPIADTRNNFVLEFLDYFVDPPRYTIEECIDRGLTYSVPLKAKLYLYCTDPDHEDFAPVIQDVYLGTIPYMTDKGTFIINGAERVIVSQLHRSPGVFFGQSVHANGTLLYSARIIPFKGSWIEFATDINNVMYAYIDRKKKLPVTTLLRSIGFESDKDILEIFDLAEEVKVSKANLKKVIGRKLAARVLKSWMEDFVDEDTGEVTSIERNEVIIERETILDQGHIDDILEADISSILLHKETSNSSDYSIIYNTLQKDPSNTEIDAIRHIYRQLRSAEPADDASAREVINNLFFSEKRYDLGDVGRYRMNKKLGLDIDESIRVLTKEDIIEIIKYLIELVNSKAVVDDIDHLSNRRVRTVGEQLYSQFGVGLNRMARIIRERMNVRDNEVFTPIDLINAKTISSVINTFFGTHALSQFMDQTNPLAEITNKRRLSALGPGGLSRERAGFEVRDVHYTHYGRLCPIETPEGPNIGLISSLCVYAKINDLGFIETPYRKVEDGVVNTRNEEVVYLSAEEEEEKVVAQGNAPLNESGEFILPRVKSRLEADYPLATPEEVDLMDVSPMQIASIAASLIPFLEHDDANRALMGSNMMRQAVPLIKNEAPIVATGIEGRLVKDSRTQLMAEGNGEIIYVDATTIKIKYDRTEEEEFASFEDSIKTYDIPKFRKTNQNTTIDLRPICKLGQKVSKGDILTEGFATENGELALGRNLKVAFMPWKGYNFEDAIVLNERLVSEDVFTSVHVEEFSLEVRETKRGLEELTSDIPNVSEEATKDLDEHGIIRVGARVKPGDILIGKITPKGESDPSPEEKLLRAIFGDKAGDVKDASLKASPSLKGVVINTNLFSKAAKKGKSKLSNKALLPKLDEEYENKMEELRKLLIDKLLHITEGKTSAGVKDYTNMDIVPKGAKFTLKVLSDIDYQSVQLSKWTTDAHKNQLIRTTVINYLRKFKELDAELKRKRFDLTIGDELPSGIMQIAKVYVAKKRKIQVGDKMAGRHGNKGIVSKIVRSEDMPFLADGTPVDIVLNPLGVPSRMNLGQIFETVLGWAGKELGVKFATPIFDGASLDDLNEWTDKAGIPRYGKTYLYDGGTGERFDQPATVGIIYMLKLGHMVEDKMHARSIGPYSLITQQPLGGKAQFGGQRFGEMEVWALEAFGASHILQEILTVKSDDVVGRSKAYESIVKGEAMPQAGIPESLNVLLHELKGLGLSVELD; encoded by the coding sequence ATGTCTTCAAATAACACCAACCAACGAATCAATTTTGCGTCTACAAAAAACCCACTCGATTTTCCTGATTTTCTGGAAATTCAACTCAAGTCGTTTCAGGATTTTTTGCAACTTGACGCTCCCCCCGAAAGCAGAAAAAATGAAGGATTGTATAAGGTTTTCACGGAAAATTTTCCCATTGCGGACACCCGTAATAACTTTGTCCTTGAATTTTTAGATTATTTTGTCGATCCGCCACGCTACACTATTGAAGAGTGCATAGACAGAGGGCTTACCTACAGTGTTCCGCTGAAGGCCAAACTTTATTTATATTGTACCGATCCCGATCACGAAGATTTTGCACCCGTTATTCAGGACGTTTACCTGGGAACCATTCCGTACATGACCGATAAAGGCACCTTTATCATCAACGGAGCAGAACGGGTTATCGTATCTCAATTACACCGTTCGCCCGGTGTATTCTTCGGTCAAAGCGTACATGCCAACGGCACGCTCCTCTACTCTGCCCGGATTATACCGTTCAAAGGTTCATGGATTGAATTTGCTACGGACATCAACAACGTGATGTATGCGTACATCGACCGAAAAAAGAAATTACCTGTAACCACTTTGCTTCGCTCCATAGGTTTTGAAAGCGATAAAGATATCCTTGAAATCTTCGACCTTGCCGAAGAGGTGAAAGTAAGCAAAGCCAACCTGAAAAAGGTTATTGGTAGAAAACTAGCCGCCCGCGTGCTGAAATCGTGGATGGAAGACTTCGTGGACGAAGACACCGGCGAAGTAACTTCCATAGAAAGAAACGAAGTAATCATTGAGCGGGAAACTATTCTCGACCAGGGGCATATCGATGACATCCTGGAAGCGGATATCTCCTCCATCCTGTTGCACAAGGAGACTTCCAACTCGTCCGATTACTCCATCATATACAACACCCTGCAGAAAGACCCCAGCAATACGGAAATTGACGCCATCCGGCATATTTACCGTCAGCTTCGCAGTGCAGAACCGGCAGACGATGCCAGTGCACGCGAAGTGATCAACAACCTTTTCTTCTCCGAGAAACGGTACGATTTGGGAGACGTGGGGCGCTACAGAATGAACAAAAAACTGGGTCTCGATATCGATGAGAGCATTCGTGTATTAACGAAAGAAGACATTATTGAGATTATTAAATACCTCATCGAGCTCGTGAACTCCAAAGCGGTGGTGGACGATATAGATCACCTGAGCAACAGGCGTGTCCGTACCGTTGGGGAACAACTATACTCTCAGTTCGGTGTTGGCTTGAACCGCATGGCGCGCATTATCCGTGAAAGGATGAACGTGCGTGACAATGAAGTGTTCACCCCCATTGACCTGATCAATGCAAAAACCATCTCTTCCGTTATCAATACGTTCTTCGGCACGCATGCGCTGTCGCAGTTCATGGATCAGACCAATCCGTTGGCAGAGATCACGAACAAACGCCGTCTTTCTGCGTTAGGCCCCGGCGGCCTCTCACGTGAACGTGCCGGTTTTGAAGTGCGTGACGTGCATTATACGCACTATGGACGTCTGTGTCCGATTGAAACACCCGAGGGGCCCAATATCGGCCTTATTTCTTCGCTCTGCGTTTACGCCAAAATCAACGACCTGGGCTTTATCGAAACGCCCTATCGCAAAGTTGAAGACGGTGTGGTTAATACCCGGAACGAAGAAGTGGTTTATCTTTCAGCGGAAGAAGAAGAAGAAAAAGTGGTTGCACAAGGAAACGCTCCGTTAAACGAGAGCGGCGAGTTTATTTTACCGCGTGTGAAATCGAGGCTCGAAGCTGACTATCCGCTTGCCACACCCGAGGAAGTGGACCTGATGGACGTTTCGCCCATGCAGATCGCTTCTATTGCCGCATCACTTATACCGTTCCTTGAGCACGACGATGCCAACCGCGCACTTATGGGGTCGAACATGATGCGTCAGGCGGTTCCGCTTATTAAAAATGAAGCTCCTATTGTCGCCACCGGTATAGAAGGTCGGCTGGTTAAAGATTCCCGTACACAATTGATGGCCGAAGGAAACGGAGAGATCATTTACGTGGATGCCACCACCATCAAGATAAAATACGACAGGACGGAGGAGGAAGAGTTTGCCAGTTTTGAGGATTCTATCAAGACTTACGACATTCCTAAATTCCGTAAAACCAACCAGAATACAACCATCGACCTGCGTCCGATTTGCAAGTTGGGACAAAAAGTTTCCAAAGGCGATATCCTGACCGAAGGTTTTGCTACGGAGAACGGAGAGCTTGCTTTGGGCCGGAACCTGAAAGTGGCGTTCATGCCTTGGAAAGGATACAACTTTGAAGACGCTATTGTTTTGAACGAAAGGCTGGTCAGCGAAGATGTATTTACTTCGGTTCACGTGGAAGAGTTCTCTCTCGAAGTGCGTGAAACCAAACGTGGGTTAGAGGAACTTACTTCCGACATACCCAACGTAAGTGAAGAGGCCACCAAGGATCTCGATGAGCACGGTATTATCCGTGTGGGTGCACGCGTTAAGCCGGGCGATATTCTGATTGGAAAAATTACTCCGAAAGGGGAATCCGACCCATCACCCGAAGAAAAACTGCTTCGCGCCATCTTTGGCGACAAGGCAGGCGACGTGAAAGATGCTTCTCTAAAAGCTTCACCATCACTTAAGGGTGTGGTTATCAATACAAACCTATTCTCGAAAGCCGCTAAGAAAGGCAAAAGCAAGTTGTCGAACAAAGCGCTTCTTCCCAAACTCGACGAAGAGTATGAGAACAAGATGGAAGAACTGAGAAAGTTGCTTATCGATAAACTCCTGCACATTACCGAAGGCAAGACGTCTGCCGGCGTGAAGGATTACACCAATATGGATATTGTTCCCAAAGGAGCTAAATTCACCCTGAAGGTTCTTTCGGATATCGATTACCAGTCGGTTCAATTGAGCAAGTGGACAACCGACGCTCACAAAAACCAATTGATCCGCACAACGGTCATCAATTACCTGCGCAAGTTCAAGGAACTGGATGCAGAGCTTAAGCGCAAGCGTTTCGACCTGACTATAGGCGACGAGCTTCCCTCGGGAATTATGCAGATTGCCAAAGTATATGTGGCCAAAAAACGCAAAATCCAGGTGGGTGACAAAATGGCCGGACGCCACGGTAACAAAGGTATCGTGTCGAAAATTGTCCGTTCGGAAGACATGCCTTTCCTTGCCGACGGAACTCCGGTTGACATTGTGCTGAACCCACTGGGCGTACCTTCACGTATGAACCTGGGGCAGATTTTCGAGACGGTGCTCGGATGGGCTGGAAAAGAACTCGGCGTAAAATTTGCAACACCCATTTTCGACGGCGCATCGTTAGATGACCTGAACGAATGGACGGACAAAGCCGGTATTCCCCGCTACGGGAAGACCTACCTGTACGACGGAGGAACAGGCGAACGTTTTGACCAACCGGCTACCGTGGGCATCATTTATATGTTGAAACTCGGACATATGGTGGAAGACAAGATGCACGCCCGGTCCATCGGCCCATACTCGCTCATCACGCAGCAACCCCTCGGCGGGAAAGCCCAGTTCGGGGGACAGCGTTTTGGAGAAATGGAGGTTTGGGCGCTCGAGGCTTTCGGCGCGTCGCACATCCTGCAGGAAATCCTGACCGTTAAATCCGATGACGTTGTCGGACGTTCAAAAGCTTACGAATCCATCGTGAAGGGAGAAGCAATGCCGCAAGCCGGCATCCCCGAATCGTTGAACGTACTGCTTCACGAGCTTAAAGGCTTGGGATTGAGCGTAGAACTTGATTAA
- the rpoC gene encoding DNA-directed RNA polymerase subunit beta' has translation MAFRKENKIKSSFSKITISLASPEQILESSFGEVLKPETINYRTYKPERDGLFCERIFGPVKDYECHCGKYKRIRYKGIVCDRCGVEVTEKKVRRERTGHIHLVVPVAHIWYFRSLPNKIGYLLGIPTKKLDSIIYYERYVVIQPGVLEDKVAEKDLLSEEEYLNLLDTLPKDNHLLEDTDPNKFIAKMGAEAILDMLERINLDKQANQLRYRASTDTSQQRKNEALKQLQVVEAFRGSKSVNKPEWMIMKVIPVIPPDLRPLVPLDGGRFATSDLNDLYRRVIIRNNRLKRLIDIKAPDVILRNEKRMLQEAVDSLFDNSRKSSAIKTDSNRPLKSLSDSLKGKQGRFRQNLLGKRVDYSARSVIVVGPELKMHECGIPKDMAAELYKPFIIRKLIERGIVKTVKSAKKIVDRKEPVVYDILEYVMKGHPVLLNRAPTLHRLGIQAFQPKLIEGKAIQLHPLSCTAFNADFDGDQMAVHLPLGNEAILEAQILMLASHNILNPANGAPITVPSQDMVLGLYYITKIRPGARGEGMTFYGEEEAIIAYNEGKVDIHALVNVLVDDIDENGDPLRKMHQTTVGRVITNEYIPKEVGYINELLSKKSLRDIIGKVIKTCGVARTAQYLDDIKDLGYKMAFKGGLSFNLEDVIIPKEKEDLIQQGYNEVEQIMENYNMGFITYNERYNQIIDTWTHINSKLSNILMKQLAEDDKGFNSVYMMLDSGARGSREQIRQLSGMRGLMAKPQKSGAEGAQIIENPILSNFKEGLSVLEYFISTHGARKGLADTALKTADAGYLTRRLVDVSQDVIINEVDCGTLRGLVATDIKNNDEVIASLYERILGRVSVHDVPHPTTGEILVSAGEEITEEIAEKIDKSPIERVEIRSVLTCESRHGVCAKCYGRNLATGQMVQKGEAVGVIAAQSIGEPGTQLTLRTFHVGGIASNIAAENRIITKYDGILEFEELRFVETQDAEGKTYKVVVSRLVEMRIIDPNTRIVLLSHNIPYGSKLYFNDNDKVKKGDLICEWDPFNAVIISEATGKIKFENFLEGITYKVESDEQTGLKEKVIIESRDKTKAPSAHIVNQDDDVLRTYTLPLGAHIVKGEDDEIKVGDVLVKIPRAIGKSGDITGGLPRVTELFEARNPSNPAVVSEIDGEVSFGKIKRGNQEISITSKTGEIKKYLVPLSKQILVQENDFVRAGMPLSDGAITPADILAIMGPTAVQEYIVNEVQDVYRLQGVKINDKHFEVIVRQMMRKVEVVEPGDTRFLEQQLVDKHEMMEENDRIWGKKVIMDAGDSQIFEPGQIVTVRKLRDENSSLKRRDLKLVESRDAIPATANQVLQGITRAALQTTSFMSAASFQETTKVLNDAAINGKVDTLEGLKENVICGHLIPAGTGLREYEKIIVGSKEDFDKMNANRRSPLYQEVEEEA, from the coding sequence ATGGCATTTAGAAAAGAAAATAAAATAAAGAGTAGCTTTTCAAAAATAACCATCAGTTTGGCATCTCCCGAACAAATACTGGAAAGTTCATTCGGCGAAGTGTTAAAACCTGAGACCATCAACTACCGCACCTACAAACCGGAGCGCGACGGTTTATTTTGCGAACGCATTTTCGGCCCCGTAAAAGATTACGAATGCCATTGCGGCAAATACAAGAGAATCCGTTACAAAGGTATTGTCTGCGACCGTTGCGGAGTTGAAGTTACTGAAAAGAAAGTACGCCGTGAGCGTACCGGACACATCCACCTGGTAGTTCCTGTGGCACACATCTGGTATTTCAGGTCATTACCCAACAAAATAGGTTATCTGCTGGGTATTCCTACCAAAAAACTGGATTCTATCATCTATTACGAAAGGTATGTGGTGATCCAGCCGGGCGTACTTGAAGATAAAGTAGCTGAAAAAGACTTGCTGAGCGAGGAAGAATACCTGAATTTGTTAGACACGCTCCCCAAAGACAACCACCTCCTGGAAGATACCGATCCCAACAAATTCATAGCCAAGATGGGGGCTGAAGCCATCCTGGACATGCTGGAACGCATCAACCTGGACAAACAGGCCAACCAACTGCGCTACCGCGCAAGCACAGACACCTCCCAGCAACGCAAGAACGAAGCATTGAAACAACTTCAGGTAGTGGAAGCGTTCAGAGGATCCAAAAGCGTGAATAAACCGGAATGGATGATCATGAAGGTGATTCCCGTGATTCCGCCCGATTTACGCCCGCTGGTACCGTTGGACGGCGGACGTTTTGCCACTTCCGACCTCAACGACCTGTATCGCCGGGTAATTATCCGCAACAACCGCCTGAAAAGGCTGATCGATATTAAAGCACCCGACGTGATCTTGCGCAACGAAAAACGTATGTTGCAGGAAGCCGTTGACTCTTTGTTCGACAACTCCCGCAAATCAAGCGCCATTAAAACCGACTCCAACCGCCCGCTGAAATCGCTTTCAGACAGTCTGAAAGGGAAACAGGGACGCTTCCGTCAGAACCTGCTCGGTAAACGTGTGGACTATTCCGCCCGTTCGGTTATTGTTGTCGGACCCGAGCTTAAGATGCACGAGTGCGGGATACCCAAAGACATGGCCGCAGAACTCTACAAGCCATTTATCATCCGCAAGCTCATTGAGCGCGGTATTGTAAAAACGGTAAAATCAGCAAAGAAAATCGTTGACAGGAAAGAACCTGTGGTTTACGATATCCTGGAGTACGTGATGAAAGGACACCCTGTCCTTCTGAACCGGGCCCCCACCCTTCACCGTTTGGGTATTCAGGCCTTCCAGCCTAAACTCATCGAAGGGAAAGCCATTCAGCTTCACCCGCTATCGTGTACGGCATTCAACGCCGACTTCGACGGTGACCAGATGGCCGTTCACTTGCCACTTGGCAACGAAGCTATCCTGGAAGCACAGATCCTGATGCTGGCTTCGCACAACATCCTTAATCCCGCTAACGGTGCACCCATTACCGTTCCGTCGCAGGACATGGTGTTGGGATTGTATTACATCACCAAAATCCGTCCTGGAGCCCGTGGCGAAGGCATGACTTTCTACGGCGAAGAAGAAGCTATTATCGCATACAACGAAGGCAAAGTGGACATTCACGCACTGGTGAACGTTTTGGTTGATGATATCGACGAAAACGGGGATCCCTTACGCAAGATGCACCAAACCACCGTTGGGCGTGTGATTACCAACGAGTATATCCCAAAAGAAGTGGGATACATCAATGAATTGCTCTCGAAAAAATCGCTCCGCGACATTATCGGAAAGGTCATCAAGACTTGCGGAGTGGCGCGTACCGCCCAATACCTGGACGACATCAAGGACCTGGGGTACAAAATGGCGTTCAAGGGCGGATTGTCTTTCAACCTCGAAGATGTGATTATCCCGAAAGAGAAGGAAGACCTTATCCAACAGGGTTACAACGAGGTGGAACAGATCATGGAGAATTACAACATGGGGTTCATCACCTACAACGAGCGCTACAATCAGATCATCGATACATGGACGCACATCAACTCCAAGTTATCGAATATCCTCATGAAGCAGCTTGCCGAAGACGACAAAGGATTCAACTCCGTGTACATGATGCTCGATTCGGGCGCTCGTGGTTCACGCGAGCAAATCCGACAGCTTTCCGGCATGCGTGGTTTGATGGCTAAACCGCAAAAAAGCGGTGCCGAAGGGGCTCAAATCATCGAAAATCCCATTCTTTCAAACTTCAAGGAGGGACTTTCGGTATTGGAGTACTTCATCTCCACTCACGGTGCACGAAAGGGTCTTGCCGATACCGCACTGAAGACGGCCGACGCCGGTTATCTGACCCGCCGTTTGGTGGACGTTTCCCAAGACGTCATCATCAACGAAGTGGACTGCGGCACCCTTCGCGGATTAGTTGCCACGGACATCAAGAATAACGACGAGGTAATTGCTTCGCTTTACGAACGTATCCTAGGACGAGTTTCCGTGCACGACGTTCCTCACCCCACCACCGGAGAAATACTGGTGAGTGCCGGAGAAGAAATTACGGAAGAGATCGCTGAAAAAATAGACAAATCACCCATCGAACGCGTTGAAATCCGTTCGGTACTTACCTGCGAATCCCGCCACGGTGTTTGTGCAAAATGCTACGGAAGAAACCTGGCTACCGGACAAATGGTGCAAAAAGGAGAAGCTGTGGGTGTTATTGCTGCGCAATCCATCGGGGAACCGGGTACACAGCTTACGCTGCGTACGTTCCACGTGGGAGGTATCGCTTCCAACATTGCCGCCGAAAACAGGATAATCACCAAGTATGACGGTATCTTAGAATTCGAAGAGCTTCGTTTTGTGGAAACCCAGGACGCTGAAGGCAAAACCTACAAGGTGGTAGTGAGCCGGTTGGTGGAAATGCGGATCATTGACCCCAACACCCGGATCGTCCTGTTGTCGCACAACATCCCGTACGGTTCCAAGCTGTACTTCAACGATAACGACAAAGTGAAGAAAGGCGACCTGATATGCGAATGGGACCCCTTCAACGCAGTAATTATCTCCGAAGCAACCGGTAAGATCAAGTTTGAAAATTTCCTGGAAGGTATTACCTACAAAGTAGAATCGGACGAACAAACCGGATTGAAAGAGAAAGTCATTATCGAATCGCGCGACAAGACAAAAGCTCCATCGGCCCATATCGTGAATCAGGACGACGACGTACTTCGTACGTACACATTGCCGCTCGGCGCTCACATCGTGAAAGGTGAAGACGACGAAATCAAAGTGGGCGACGTACTGGTAAAAATTCCCCGCGCAATTGGAAAATCGGGTGACATTACGGGAGGTCTTCCTCGCGTTACCGAATTGTTCGAAGCGCGTAACCCCTCCAATCCAGCTGTCGTTTCCGAAATTGACGGTGAAGTATCGTTCGGTAAGATCAAACGCGGTAATCAGGAGATTTCCATCACGTCTAAAACGGGAGAAATCAAGAAATACCTTGTTCCGCTGTCAAAACAGATACTTGTACAGGAGAACGACTTTGTACGTGCCGGCATGCCGTTATCCGACGGTGCTATCACTCCGGCAGACATTTTGGCGATCATGGGTCCCACTGCCGTACAGGAGTATATCGTGAACGAAGTTCAGGATGTATACCGTTTGCAGGGTGTGAAGATCAATGACAAGCACTTCGAAGTGATTGTCCGTCAGATGATGCGTAAGGTAGAAGTGGTTGAGCCGGGCGACACCCGTTTCCTGGAACAGCAATTGGTCGACAAGCACGAGATGATGGAAGAAAACGACCGTATCTGGGGTAAAAAAGTGATCATGGATGCGGGAGATTCCCAAATCTTCGAGCCGGGACAAATTGTTACCGTTCGCAAGCTGCGCGATGAGAACAGTTCGTTGAAACGCCGCGACCTGAAATTGGTTGAAAGCCGCGATGCTATTCCGGCAACCGCCAATCAGGTGTTGCAGGGTATCACACGTGCCGCACTGCAAACCACCAGCTTTATGTCAGCCGCTTCGTTCCAGGAAACCACCAAGGTGCTGAACGACGCAGCCATCAACGGAAAGGTAGACACGCTGGAAGGGTTGAAAGAAAACGTCATTTGCGGCCACTTGATTCCGGCCGGAACCGGCTTGAGGGAATACGAAAAAATAATTGTAGGCTCAAAAGAAGATTTCGATAAGATGAATGCTAACAGGCGTTCGCCCTTGTATCAGGAAGTAGAAGAAGAGGCATAA
- a CDS encoding diphosphate--fructose-6-phosphate 1-phosphotransferase produces the protein MSKSALQIARASYVPKTPQVLNGNVQPKEGAATASVNNQEEIKKLFPNTYGMPIITFEESRGEMGLENPVNVGVILSGGQAPGGHNVIAGIFDGIKRLNSDSRLYGFILGPAGLVNHEYKELTADIIDEYRNTGGFDIIGSGRTKLEEKEQFDKGLEILKKLNIRALVIIGGDDSNTNACVLAEYYKSINAGVQVIGCPKTIDGDLKNGQIETSFGFDTACKVYSEVIGNIQRDCNSARKYWHFIKLMGRSASHIALECALQTQPNICIVSEEVEAKQQSLDDVVNDIATVVLHRAEKGMNFGTVLIPEGLIEFIPAMKALIAELNDFLAHNQAEFDLVRRSGKRDYIIGKLSPKNSEIYASLPETVARQLTLDRDPHGNVQVSLIETEKLLAEMVKTRLDEWKKDGKYSGKFATITHFFGYEGRCAAPSNYDADYCYSLGYTASMLVAAGKTGYMSSVRNTTAPASEWIAGGIPITMMMNMERRHGEMKPVIQKALVKLDGNPFRYFASQREKWAIETDYVYPGPIQYFGPTEVCDQPSRTLKLEQQ, from the coding sequence ATGTCAAAAAGTGCTTTACAAATTGCAAGGGCAAGCTATGTTCCCAAGACGCCACAGGTCCTGAACGGTAATGTGCAGCCCAAAGAGGGTGCAGCTACTGCATCGGTGAACAATCAGGAGGAGATAAAAAAACTGTTTCCCAACACGTACGGAATGCCCATCATCACTTTTGAAGAGTCCCGGGGAGAAATGGGATTGGAGAATCCCGTAAATGTGGGTGTTATTCTGTCCGGTGGACAAGCTCCCGGCGGACACAATGTGATTGCCGGAATCTTTGACGGAATCAAACGGTTGAATTCAGACAGCCGGCTTTATGGGTTCATCCTAGGGCCTGCGGGACTGGTAAACCACGAGTATAAAGAACTTACTGCGGATATTATCGATGAATATCGAAACACGGGTGGATTTGATATTATTGGTTCGGGACGTACAAAGCTCGAAGAGAAAGAACAGTTTGACAAGGGATTGGAAATCCTGAAGAAACTCAATATCCGGGCGCTGGTTATTATTGGTGGAGACGATTCTAACACCAATGCATGTGTGCTGGCCGAATATTACAAATCCATTAATGCCGGTGTGCAGGTAATTGGCTGTCCGAAAACCATTGACGGTGACCTTAAAAACGGACAGATAGAAACATCGTTTGGCTTTGATACCGCTTGTAAGGTCTACTCCGAAGTAATTGGAAACATCCAACGCGACTGTAATTCGGCACGCAAGTACTGGCACTTCATTAAACTGATGGGACGTTCTGCCTCACACATCGCCCTGGAATGTGCGTTACAGACACAACCCAATATTTGTATCGTGTCTGAGGAAGTGGAAGCGAAGCAGCAATCGCTCGACGATGTTGTTAACGATATTGCCACCGTAGTGTTACATCGCGCAGAAAAGGGAATGAATTTTGGAACGGTGTTGATTCCGGAAGGTCTGATTGAGTTTATTCCAGCCATGAAGGCGCTGATAGCTGAGTTGAATGACTTCCTGGCACACAACCAGGCTGAGTTCGATTTGGTACGCCGTTCGGGAAAACGAGATTACATCATAGGCAAACTTTCACCTAAAAATTCCGAAATTTATGCCAGTCTTCCTGAAACGGTTGCGCGCCAGTTAACGCTAGACCGTGACCCCCACGGAAACGTACAGGTTTCCTTGATAGAAACGGAAAAACTGTTGGCGGAAATGGTAAAAACCCGGCTCGACGAGTGGAAAAAAGACGGAAAATATTCGGGAAAATTTGCTACCATAACCCACTTTTTCGGATACGAAGGCCGTTGTGCCGCACCGTCTAATTACGATGCGGATTACTGCTACTCGTTGGGATATACTGCTTCGATGTTAGTTGCAGCAGGTAAAACAGGATACATGTCATCGGTACGCAACACAACTGCTCCCGCGTCTGAATGGATTGCCGGCGGGATACCCATTACGATGATGATGAACATGGAGCGTCGTCACGGGGAGATGAAACCGGTTATACAAAAGGCACTGGTTAAGCTCGACGGCAATCCGTTCCGGTACTTTGCCAGCCAACGGGAAAAATGGGCGATTGAGACCGATTATGTTTATCCGGGGCCCATTCAGTATTTCGGGCCGACCGAAGTATGCGATCAGCCGAGCAGAACATTGAAGCTGGAACAGCAATAA